TCCATGGAGATGGCTTCAATGTCTTTGTTGGCGTCTTCCGCCAGATAAATGATTTCCGCGCGCTGCACCATGGACTGCAGGTGGGTGGAGTACATGAGCCGGCCGGAGCGCACGCCGCGGCGCACAATGTCACTCAAGTTCTTTTCATGGAAAGGCAAAATGCCGCTGGCCAGCAACGTGGTATTGATGGAATCGCTGCCGTACGCGGTCACTGGCACCCCGAAATCTGCAAGACATGAGGCCACGACTGTGCCCAGATATCCGCACCCGTACACACCAATCTGCATAAACAATGGCTCCTGGAGAAGCGTAGTCGGCGGCGACGACTCGGGGAAAAGAGGGACTCGCCAGCTTGCTACTCATTGATTTACTTATGGGCTGTGTGATTAGAAGCTTTTGATTAGGACATCCGCAATATGGAATTAGGACATGTACTTCCGGGGACCATCCGCGTTACCACGAAACCGGGGCGAAACCATTTTGATTTTGCAGTATTTTCGCGGTCGTGCGCTTCCGCGTGTATCTCAAGTCCAATAGACCTTCGCTTGACGACTGCGCGCGTCATGCGGCCGCGTTTGCACCATGAATGCTGCACAGTTCGGGAGGAGCACTCGGCTATCCGGCCAGGGGTCATGCACCAAGCGGTCAGCTTTGTTCCCCCCATCCGGCCGATTGCAATGGCCGGGCACAATGCGCAGGGCATGCTGACCATGACCGCCGGTTCCTGTCTTGCTTGAGGACAAAGAACCTTGGCGCGTTGCACCCTTCTCAAGAGGGAATCGCCCGGGAACGGTAGTATTACATCAAAAAAGAACTCTTCGGAGCGCTTTATGCCAAACAATCCGATTGATGTCGTCCTCAAATTCGAACAGCTTATCAACTCCCGCGACGCCGCAGCTGTCTGCGCGCTGCTCACACCTGACTCGGTATTCATAGACTCGCTCGGCAACCGCATGGAAAATGCCGGCGCCGGAAAGCTGCGCCAGGCGTGGGAAGGCTACTTCAAGATGGTGCCAGACTACTCCATCGCGCATTCTGAAATCTTCGCCAACGGCGACACGGTGGCCATGTTTGGTTCCGCCCAGGGAACTTTTTCAAAGGACGGCCAGGTGAAGAAGGAAAACTTCTGGACCACTCCCGCCGCCTGGCGTGCCGTGGTCAAAGACGGCAAGATCGCCGTATGGCAGGTGTACGCGGATAACGAACCCATCCGGGCCATCATGCGGAAATATTCATGAACATGCTTTTCGAGCTGCCCGGAATTGCAAAGCCAAACGCGGAGGACGCCACGCACACAAGCGGTTTGGAGCGAAGGGACATGAATTTATTGCGAAACAAATTTCACATTCACAAACGCCTCATACTGGCGATGCGCGTTGGGCCGCAATACCGGGAAGGTGGAGGTAGTCACCGTCTGCAGAGCGGCCTCGCCCAGCTCTCCCGCCGAGCTATCGAGCAGCTCTGCTTCCATGACCTGGCCGCGCTCGCCCAGAATCGCGTGCACAATCACTGGCTGTATCGCTTGCGCTCCCGGCGCAACCGGCACCACGCGGGGAAAGCGCATGGTCCCGCCCAGAAGCGGGCCGGGGCGATGGGCCATCATGTCTTTGTTCACGATGAGCTCCTCCGGGCCGCTTCCGCCGGCTTCCACGATGCTTTCCAGGCGGGCTTCAAGGACCGAGCTGTTTCCTTCCACAATGGAGATCTGCCCCGGCAGCGTACGGCCGTGAAAATTCAGCGCGTTCGCGTAGTCGTACACCACGTAAATGCCCGGCGCCTCAGACAGTACCTGCAGCAACCCGGTTTTCGAATCCACGCAGTATTCGCTCTCCACCCAGCGGCGTCCCGGGGTGGGCGTGGGATCGTTCATGTCGCCGGAAGCCAGGACGCAAGTAACATCCTTGCCTCGCCAGTTGGCCTTGGCGGTGCGAATCAGAGTATGCGCCGACTGAAATTCAATGGGCCAGAAGATCGCCGAGCGCAGCATGTGCACGCGCATGGGCACCGATTCCGCAGCAGGGTCGTCATACACGCCTCCGCCGGTCGAGATGCGCGTGAGCGAATAGTCCCCCAGGCGGACCTTCCAGCGGAAGGCGTATGGCTGCATCCAGGTTTCTTCCATGTCTCCGGCGCCGGTGACCTGCGCATTGCCGCTGGCGGTGAAGCTGACCTTCAAGGTGAAGGCCGGGCTGCCCGGCGAGTGCAGGTCGGCATTCTGGCGTGCCTTTTCCACCAGTTCAACGATCTCGGCGCGCTCCTGCGGCGTCTCCACCACGTGCGTGGCGCCGTTGGCCAGCTCCAGCGAGTTCGCCGGCGGCGGATTTACAGGAAGCCCCTTCTGCGGCCCGCCTTGAGCAAAGACGGCAGCGCTGAGCGCTAGCAGGATTAAGAAGAGAATTGCCAGGAAAGAAGGTACAGCAGAACGGCGAATGGCTTGCATTTCACGCCTCCTCGAACCAGTTGAAGACGGTATTCCTAGGGGGAATGTTAACCATGCTACTGCCGCGACGTTAAATATCGCAAGACGAGTTTTGTTAAGAAATTGCTGAGGCTGTCGCTGCAAACAGGAGCGCAGCACCGCAGTGCGTAGCGACAAGAGCAAAGCTACCGCTTCTTGCTGACTGCTGAATGCTTTTGGCTGCTCTTTCCATGCCACTGCTGCAGCGACCGCACATTGATCTCGCTGCGCTGCAGCGCGGCAATGCCTTCTGCTGCAGCTTTCGCGGCCGCCAGCGTGGTAATCGTGGGAATGCGATTGGTCACAGCCGCGCGACGGATGGCCTTCTCGTCAAAATACGGGTCGGGGCCGTGCGGCGTGTTCACGATGAGATGCACGCGGTCGCCCTTGATCCAATCCACCACGTTGGGCCGGCCTTCTTTCACCTTGTAGACACGCTCCACCGCGATGCCCGCTTTCTCCAAGCGGTCAGCCGTGCCGTGCGTGGCCACCAGGTTAAAGCCCAGGTCAACGAAGCGCCGCGCCAGTTCAATGGACTTGACCTTGTCGCGGTCCGTAACACTGATGAACACCGTGCCGCTCGTCGGCAAGGACTGCCCGGCGGAAAGCTGCGCTTTAGCGAAGGCTTCGCCAAACGTCTCGGCTGATCCCATGACCTCGCCCGTGGACTTCATCTCCGGCCCCAGCACCGTGTCCACGCCGGGGAACTTGCTCCACGGAAACACCGGCGACTTCACAAAGTATCCCGCGCCCGTGGCCAGGTCCAGCCCAGTGGCAGCGTTGTCCGGCAGGAACTCTTGTAGCTTGCGCCCGGTCATGAGGCGCGCGGCAATCTTGGCCAGCGGCACGCCGGTGGCCTTCGACACATACGGCACCGTGCGCGACGCCCGCGGGTTCACTTCAATCACAAAAACTTTTTCATTCTGGATGGCGAACTGAATGTTCATCAGCCCAATCACTTTGAGCGCGCGCGCCAGCTTGTACGTGATCTCGCGAATCGTGAACAGCACGCGCTCGGGCAGGTCCACCGACGGCAGCACGCACGATGAATCACCGGAGTGTATGCCGGCTTCTTCGATATGCTGCATGATCCCGCCGATCACCACGTCCTCGCCGTCGGAGAGCGCGTCCACATCCACCTCGGTTGCGTCTTCCAGGAAGTGGTCAATCAGCACCGGGCGCTCCTGCGAGTACTCCACGGCTTCTTTCATGTAGCGGATCACGCTCTCGTCGTCGTAGGCGATCACCATGGCGCGTCCGCCCAGCACGTAAGACGGCCGCACCAGCACCGGATAGCCGACTTTCTGCGCTCCCGCCACCGCTTCTTCCACGCTGGTGACGATGGCCCCCGGCGGCTGCGCGATGTTCAGGTCTTCCAGAAGTTTGCCGAAGCGCTTGCGGTCTTCCGCCAGATCAATGGACTCCGGCGACGTGCCGATGATCGGCACGCCCGCGGCTTTCAGCGGCAGCGCCAGGTTCAGCGGCGTCTGCCCGCCGAACTGCACGATCACGCCAATCGGCGCGCCGCCCTGCGCCTCATGCTCGTAAACCGACAGCACGTCTTCAAACGTGAGCGGCTCAAAGTACAGGCGGTCGCTGGTGTCGTAGTCGGTGGAGACCGTCTCCGGATTGCAGTTGATCATGATGGTCTCGTACCCATCATCGCGCAATGCGAACGACGCGTGGCAGCAGCAGTAGTCGAACTCAATCCCCTGCCCGATGCGGTTGGGCCCGCTGCCCAGAATGATGATCTTCTTCTCCGGCGTGGGCGGCGCCTCGTCCTCTTCTTCGTACGTCGAATAAAGATACGGGGTGTAGCTCTCAAACTCCGCCGCGCAGGTGTCCACCTGCTTGTACACCGGACGGATGCGCTGCTGCTCGCGCATGCGCCGCACCGTGGCCGCGTTGGTCTTGAGCGTGAGCGCCAGCCGCTCGTCCGACGCGCCCATGCGCTTGGCTTCGCGCAACGCCTGCCGCGGCAGCGTATCCAGCGTGTACCCGGCAATCTCCGCGTCCATCGCGCTGATCTCCTTCATCTGGTGCAAGAACCACGGATCAATCCCCGTGAGCTTGTGGAGTTCCTTGATGCTCATGCCCTGGCGCAGCGCGTAGCGCAGGTAGGTGAGGCGCTCGGGATGCGGCGTGACCAGGCGTTGCGTAAGAATCCGCGGCTCAATTTTTTCCGTCCCCGGTTTCCTGCCGGTCTCCAGCGAGCGCACGCCTTTCATCAGGGCTTCTTTGAACGTCCGCCCCATGGCCATGGCTTCGCCTACCGATTTCATCTGCGGCCCCAGCGACTCGTCCGTGCCGGGGAATTTTTCAAACTGCCACTTGGGGATTTTCACGACGACGTAATCAATCGTCGGCTCAAAGCAAGCCGGAGTTTTCAGCGTAATGTCATTCGGAATTTCGTCCAGCGTGTAGCCGACGGCCAATTTGGCCGCAATTTTCGCGATGGGGAACCCCGTCGCTTTCGACGCCAGCGCCGACGAGCGCGACACGCGCGGGTTCATCTCAATCACCACCATGCGTCCCGTGATGGGATTCACG
The Terriglobia bacterium genome window above contains:
- the carB gene encoding carbamoyl-phosphate synthase large subunit, with protein sequence MPRRDDIAKILIIGSGPIVIGQSAEFDYSGTQACKALKAEGFEVVLANSNPATIMTDPEMADRTYVEPLTRTYLEEIIRQEADLLAHSGVPGKFALLPTVGGQTALNLAVELADAGILDKYAVELIGAQLRAIKMAEDRLLFKDAMNRIGLDVPKSALITNLKDGLEFSAKIGFPVIIRPSFTLGGTGGGMAYNREELLEILARGLDLSPVHEVLIEESVLGWKEYELEVMRDLADNVIIICSIENFDPMGVHTGDSITVAPAQTLTDREYQLMRDASIKVIREIGVETGGSNIQFGVNPITGRMVVIEMNPRVSRSSALASKATGFPIAKIAAKLAVGYTLDEIPNDITLKTPACFEPTIDYVVVKIPKWQFEKFPGTDESLGPQMKSVGEAMAMGRTFKEALMKGVRSLETGRKPGTEKIEPRILTQRLVTPHPERLTYLRYALRQGMSIKELHKLTGIDPWFLHQMKEISAMDAEIAGYTLDTLPRQALREAKRMGASDERLALTLKTNAATVRRMREQQRIRPVYKQVDTCAAEFESYTPYLYSTYEEEDEAPPTPEKKIIILGSGPNRIGQGIEFDYCCCHASFALRDDGYETIMINCNPETVSTDYDTSDRLYFEPLTFEDVLSVYEHEAQGGAPIGVIVQFGGQTPLNLALPLKAAGVPIIGTSPESIDLAEDRKRFGKLLEDLNIAQPPGAIVTSVEEAVAGAQKVGYPVLVRPSYVLGGRAMVIAYDDESVIRYMKEAVEYSQERPVLIDHFLEDATEVDVDALSDGEDVVIGGIMQHIEEAGIHSGDSSCVLPSVDLPERVLFTIREITYKLARALKVIGLMNIQFAIQNEKVFVIEVNPRASRTVPYVSKATGVPLAKIAARLMTGRKLQEFLPDNAATGLDLATGAGYFVKSPVFPWSKFPGVDTVLGPEMKSTGEVMGSAETFGEAFAKAQLSAGQSLPTSGTVFISVTDRDKVKSIELARRFVDLGFNLVATHGTADRLEKAGIAVERVYKVKEGRPNVVDWIKGDRVHLIVNTPHGPDPYFDEKAIRRAAVTNRIPTITTLAAAKAAAEGIAALQRSEINVRSLQQWHGKSSQKHSAVSKKR
- a CDS encoding nuclear transport factor 2 family protein, translated to MPNNPIDVVLKFEQLINSRDAAAVCALLTPDSVFIDSLGNRMENAGAGKLRQAWEGYFKMVPDYSIAHSEIFANGDTVAMFGSAQGTFSKDGQVKKENFWTTPAAWRAVVKDGKIAVWQVYADNEPIRAIMRKYS